Proteins encoded by one window of Teretinema zuelzerae:
- a CDS encoding RNA recognition motif domain-containing protein: MSQKIYVGNMNYATTEAALTNLFGQYGEVISSSIIKDRYTQQSKGFGFVEMADEQAAEAAIATLNNQEFEGRRLRVNVAENKPRESRPRYNNNDRGGYGDRY, from the coding sequence ATGTCTCAGAAGATTTATGTCGGAAACATGAACTACGCGACCACAGAGGCCGCCCTCACCAACCTCTTCGGCCAGTACGGCGAGGTTATCTCCTCCAGCATCATCAAGGATCGCTATACCCAGCAGTCCAAGGGATTCGGTTTCGTCGAGATGGCTGACGAGCAGGCCGCGGAAGCCGCGATCGCTACGCTCAACAACCAGGAGTTCGAAGGACGCCGCCTCCGCGTCAACGTTGCTGAAAACAAACCCCGCGAATCACGCCCCCGCTACAACAACAACGACCGCGGCGGATACGGAGATCGCTACTAA
- a CDS encoding M28 family peptidase, with amino-acid sequence MSTEDTLMNEKFSSVFTAFLDPAVDRPSFIGSWLRAKSIPYSVVEIKGKKHIFIKFGSEAYDPRFKMKTLVAHHDRVNDTEGANDNSAACFQLLKLAETLSQAAESAGPRVHNTRIILTDGEEAAGTRGILAQGSFALGSGFRKLGFSQDEVFVLDACGRGDTLIVSTAGLDRKMGKALADKMMNLHAYAKSIARSAAPESWLALPTPYSDNAGFLAAGIAAQTITVLPSREATALLAATRDFALQGAVLEAVSRNRYGELSAEAAAAVPQTWKLMHTAEDTASTLNAGAFSLIERFLARLTETLEPAL; translated from the coding sequence ATGAGCACAGAAGACACGTTAATGAATGAAAAGTTTTCCTCTGTTTTTACCGCCTTTCTCGATCCGGCCGTCGACAGGCCCTCCTTCATCGGTTCATGGCTACGCGCAAAGAGCATTCCCTACTCGGTAGTCGAAATAAAAGGTAAAAAGCATATTTTCATCAAATTCGGATCAGAGGCCTACGATCCGAGATTCAAGATGAAAACCCTCGTTGCCCACCACGACCGGGTAAACGATACCGAAGGAGCGAACGACAACAGCGCCGCGTGCTTCCAGCTGCTGAAACTTGCCGAAACCCTTTCGCAGGCGGCTGAAAGCGCCGGACCGAGGGTTCACAACACCCGGATTATTCTGACCGACGGAGAGGAAGCCGCCGGAACCCGGGGAATACTCGCTCAGGGTTCATTCGCGCTCGGTTCGGGCTTCAGGAAACTCGGGTTTTCGCAGGACGAGGTATTCGTTCTGGACGCCTGCGGACGGGGCGACACCCTCATCGTATCAACAGCGGGACTCGACAGGAAAATGGGCAAGGCGCTTGCGGACAAAATGATGAATCTCCACGCCTACGCCAAATCGATCGCGAGAAGCGCGGCGCCCGAGTCCTGGCTCGCGCTGCCGACGCCTTACAGCGACAATGCCGGCTTCCTGGCTGCTGGAATCGCGGCCCAGACGATCACGGTTCTCCCCTCCCGGGAGGCCACGGCCCTCCTTGCGGCGACGAGGGACTTCGCGTTGCAGGGAGCCGTCCTCGAGGCAGTCAGCCGAAACCGCTACGGCGAACTGAGCGCCGAGGCCGCTGCCGCGGTGCCGCAGACCTGGAAGCTAATGCACACGGCAGAGGATACCGCATCGACGCTCAACGCAGGGGCATTCTCCTTGATAGAGAGATTTCTCGCCCGATTGACCGAAACGCTTGAACCTGCGCTCTAA
- a CDS encoding glucose-6-phosphate isomerase, with product MINWNNLDTLNAYKKLLSLKGQVNLSQALSASRVKEYQTPMAAGLAYNYAAKEVNEQILSVLAELSAEQQLIEKYQALLDGEVINTGENRKVLHQLSRGQAGKDVFFQGKNLRDFYAGEQKKIADFAASVHSGKIVGSKGDRFASVVQIGIGGSDLGPRAMYLALEQWAQASGKKKMEARFISNVDPDDAVAVASSVELAKTLFILVSKSGTTQETLANELFVKDLLKKAGLDPSKHMIAVTSETSPLANNPGYLASFYMDDFIGGRYSSCSAVGGAVLSLAFGPETFAAFLDGAHAADKSALESDIRKNPALLDALIGVYERNVLGYPSTAILPYSQALSRFPAHLQQADMESNGKQVNRRGEAVRYATGPVIFGEPGTNGQHSFFQLLHQGTDIVPLQFIGFQESQAGADVVVEGSTSQKKLCANLSAQIVAFACGKQDTNPNKNFPGGRPSSLIWGKKLTPEALGALLAHFENKIMFQGFVWNLNSFDQEGVQLGKVLTKKVLSGDMDPALKAYAEIFGL from the coding sequence ATGATCAATTGGAACAATCTTGATACGCTCAACGCGTACAAAAAGCTTTTATCCCTCAAGGGACAGGTGAATCTGTCCCAGGCGCTTTCCGCTTCCCGCGTGAAAGAATACCAGACCCCGATGGCCGCCGGCCTTGCGTATAATTATGCAGCGAAAGAGGTGAACGAACAGATTCTGTCCGTGCTTGCCGAGCTCAGCGCCGAACAGCAGCTCATCGAAAAATACCAGGCCCTGCTGGACGGAGAGGTGATCAATACGGGAGAAAACCGCAAGGTTCTTCACCAGCTCTCCCGTGGCCAGGCCGGAAAGGATGTCTTCTTCCAGGGGAAGAATCTCCGCGATTTTTACGCAGGCGAGCAGAAAAAGATCGCTGATTTCGCCGCTTCCGTTCATTCAGGAAAGATCGTCGGCTCCAAGGGAGACCGCTTCGCATCCGTCGTCCAGATCGGCATCGGCGGTTCCGATCTCGGTCCCCGCGCGATGTATCTCGCGCTCGAGCAGTGGGCGCAGGCTTCCGGCAAGAAAAAGATGGAAGCGCGCTTTATTTCCAACGTCGATCCGGACGACGCCGTCGCGGTGGCTTCTTCCGTAGAGCTTGCGAAAACGCTCTTTATTCTCGTGTCCAAGAGCGGAACCACCCAGGAAACCCTCGCGAACGAACTGTTCGTAAAGGATCTCCTTAAAAAGGCCGGCCTCGACCCGTCAAAGCACATGATCGCCGTCACCAGCGAAACCAGCCCCCTCGCGAACAATCCCGGCTATCTCGCTTCGTTCTATATGGACGACTTCATCGGCGGCCGCTACTCTTCCTGCTCCGCCGTCGGCGGCGCCGTCCTCTCGCTCGCCTTCGGTCCCGAAACCTTCGCCGCCTTCCTCGACGGAGCCCATGCGGCCGACAAATCCGCGCTGGAATCAGATATCCGCAAAAACCCCGCCCTTCTCGACGCCCTCATCGGCGTGTACGAGCGGAACGTTCTCGGCTATCCCTCGACCGCCATTCTTCCCTACAGCCAGGCCCTTTCCCGCTTCCCCGCGCACCTCCAGCAGGCTGACATGGAATCGAACGGCAAGCAGGTGAACCGCCGCGGCGAAGCTGTACGCTACGCAACCGGTCCGGTGATTTTCGGCGAGCCCGGCACGAACGGCCAGCATTCATTCTTCCAGCTCCTCCATCAGGGAACGGACATCGTTCCGCTGCAGTTCATCGGATTCCAGGAATCCCAGGCCGGCGCGGACGTCGTCGTAGAAGGCTCAACGAGCCAGAAGAAGCTTTGCGCGAACTTGTCGGCCCAGATCGTCGCGTTCGCCTGCGGAAAACAAGACACAAATCCGAACAAGAACTTCCCCGGCGGACGGCCTTCCAGCCTCATCTGGGGAAAGAAGCTCACTCCCGAAGCGCTCGGAGCCCTTCTTGCACACTTCGAGAACAAGATCATGTTCCAGGGCTTCGTATGGAATCTGAACAGCTTCGACCAGGAAGGCGTACAGCTCGGCAAGGTTCTGACCAAGAAAGTCCTTTCCGGCGATATGGACCCGGCTCTTAAAGCCTACGCGGAGATTTTCGGCCTGTAA
- a CDS encoding arginine repressor, whose protein sequence is MKERLTRLKTIRKLIKTYRIESQEALLGYLSREGFAVTQATLSRDLKLLKVGKISDGHNGYVYTLPGDEERQESEQSVVQDFLRGYISIEYSGNMVVVKTYSGHSDVVAGAIDSMNLEEVLGTISGRDNCVFICLRQGVSGEDFLDTLKLKIPELDE, encoded by the coding sequence GTGAAAGAACGATTAACCCGGCTTAAAACGATCAGAAAACTCATAAAAACCTACCGGATAGAATCGCAGGAAGCCCTTCTCGGCTATTTGTCGCGAGAAGGCTTCGCGGTTACCCAGGCGACGCTCTCCCGCGATTTGAAGCTGCTGAAAGTCGGCAAAATTTCAGACGGACATAACGGCTACGTCTATACACTCCCCGGCGACGAGGAACGGCAGGAATCGGAACAGTCCGTCGTTCAGGATTTCCTCCGGGGCTATATCTCCATCGAATATTCCGGCAACATGGTGGTCGTGAAAACCTATTCCGGCCATTCCGACGTGGTCGCCGGAGCGATAGACAGCATGAATCTCGAGGAAGTGCTCGGGACAATTTCCGGCCGGGACAACTGCGTTTTCATCTGCCTCCGCCAGGGCGTCTCCGGCGAAGACTTCCTCGATACCCTTAAATTGAAAATCCCTGAATTGGACGAATAG
- a CDS encoding DUF342 domain-containing protein: MEDETRAEHTETDILYIRQGDQKDGYAEVRVQTDKAAAYATLYPPTPGGAFLTWGTVSQRIADFGIVRGVLEDNIQEAIFKANSTHQPVKDVLIARGEDPVTEIPEHFVIRKDLLERKPEIDPDLARVDWHSISAFSIVNAKDPIARRIPKVDGKNGWNIFGEERDFPVKNMSAFSAGGGVIDHPQGLFAGKSGRLSIDSSGSISIEEVLVLKKGVDFSTGNITFPGDVILQGKVADGFKIYTGGSLIAADVVDVTEVVTRKDFIVQGGIEGKSTGAARVGRNLKAKYIQNCRVAVRGDIEVSGSIVQSKVFAMGSIRMGDAGKIIGCECIAIGSVSALDIGNPRGARTWIRCGTDFTVQQELDIANEQLKVIAVKLQKAEEIYRDEPLEDIKKYIDELKARKSDIINRIPTYLPRIDKNDEAAVIVKGTAYPGAEIEICHVPYKVTKAVKQTVFKLDKLRGTIVTEPYKKS, encoded by the coding sequence GTGGAAGACGAAACACGAGCCGAACATACTGAAACCGACATCCTCTACATTCGTCAGGGCGACCAGAAAGACGGCTATGCCGAAGTGCGCGTGCAAACAGACAAGGCCGCAGCTTACGCAACCCTCTACCCCCCGACCCCGGGAGGAGCCTTTCTTACCTGGGGTACCGTTTCCCAGCGGATAGCGGATTTCGGAATCGTCCGAGGGGTACTCGAAGACAATATCCAGGAAGCCATATTCAAGGCGAACTCGACTCATCAACCGGTCAAAGACGTTCTCATCGCCCGGGGTGAGGATCCCGTTACGGAAATCCCCGAACATTTCGTGATACGGAAGGACCTTCTGGAGCGAAAGCCGGAAATCGATCCGGACTTGGCCCGCGTGGATTGGCATTCGATCAGCGCTTTTTCCATTGTAAACGCGAAAGATCCCATCGCCCGGCGCATTCCGAAGGTCGACGGAAAGAACGGCTGGAACATTTTCGGAGAAGAACGGGATTTTCCGGTCAAAAACATGTCTGCATTCTCCGCGGGCGGCGGAGTCATCGATCACCCCCAGGGCTTGTTCGCGGGAAAAAGCGGACGGCTTTCGATCGATTCGTCGGGATCGATCTCCATCGAAGAAGTGCTGGTGCTGAAAAAGGGCGTAGACTTTTCGACGGGAAACATCACCTTCCCCGGAGACGTGATATTGCAGGGAAAGGTCGCGGACGGATTCAAGATTTATACAGGCGGCTCGCTGATCGCGGCGGACGTGGTCGACGTGACGGAAGTGGTGACGAGAAAGGACTTTATCGTACAGGGCGGGATCGAGGGAAAATCGACGGGAGCCGCCCGAGTGGGAAGAAACCTGAAAGCAAAGTATATTCAGAACTGCCGGGTCGCGGTGCGCGGGGATATCGAGGTCTCGGGGAGCATCGTGCAGTCGAAGGTGTTCGCCATGGGCTCGATCCGCATGGGCGACGCGGGAAAGATAATCGGCTGCGAATGCATCGCCATCGGTTCGGTCAGCGCTCTGGACATCGGAAATCCGCGGGGAGCCCGGACATGGATACGATGCGGAACCGACTTCACCGTGCAGCAGGAGCTGGACATTGCCAACGAGCAGCTCAAGGTGATAGCCGTCAAACTCCAGAAAGCCGAAGAGATTTATCGGGACGAGCCGCTGGAGGACATCAAGAAATACATCGACGAGCTGAAGGCCCGAAAATCCGATATCATCAACCGCATCCCCACCTATCTGCCCCGGATCGACAAAAACGACGAAGCCGCGGTGATCGTAAAGGGAACCGCGTATCCCGGGGCCGAAATCGAAATATGCCACGTTCCCTACAAGGTGACGAAGGCCGTGAAGCAGACGGTGTTCAAACTCGACAAGCTTCGCGGAACCATCGTCACCGAACCGTACAAAAAATCCTGA
- a CDS encoding endonuclease MutS2 — protein MNQRTLDILEYPRLREEIAGFCMSEEGKSSLLARVPSADPEEVRTLKALGRVWLSGIRSDSAPSLAAWPPVRPLLPRLGLEGASFDVQEFYALLRFCETVESLRSWAARRKETASSHQRDALASLSFSDALLSDEAASLPDLSVPLAEILRIIDKSGELRDLPELRAIRQGILRIRQDIERLVHRYLADDNLKPMLQSSLPTLRDGRQVLALRANFKGRIKGIVHEVSQSGQTLYLEPEDVVDRNNDLVTEEYRLSREVARILRELASRLSPFAGDFSDALDRAIFLDCVGAGARWGNANLCAYAEEPQDGTGSADDVPVIRLKQARHPLLRPRAVPIDLVLSPGSRMLIVTGPNTGGKTVTLKTAALFALLNQSGWPLPAAEPSVLPVFDYIGCDIGDEQSLDQSLSTFSGHMKNISEILRSATPRSLVLLDELGSGTDPQEGGAIAMAVLDALLVARSVVLVTTHHGVLKNYGYTHPACVNASVDFDQNTLSPTYRILMGVPGESHALDIASRNGLDSRIIEQARTYILEERADVSALIRGLTAKHEELDRFEQNRKKEEQQLREKRRKNDLRELQLRQKEVELREQGCGRLEKLLAESRSQLENLVREIREGELTREKTVQVKSWMKELDSLVSAERDSFAEEKNAVKDARRETSERHGLEAREESASASAGATVGGRKGKPGRRETRRLREADSAFPQGSRQGPGGAIPEFAPGVEVYVGERKTRATLVREAKKGSWIVSAGTIRLTVSEDELTAVPVSSPGRAPVVEVHTELGGEESPAFELRLLGMRHDEAMKALEKQLDLAAMKGLQGFSVVHGKGHGVLQTAVHEALAASPVVQEFHFARPEEGGTGKTWVTLG, from the coding sequence ATGAATCAACGAACATTGGATATACTCGAATATCCGCGGCTCCGCGAAGAGATCGCCGGATTTTGCATGAGCGAAGAAGGAAAATCCTCGCTGCTCGCGCGCGTACCTTCGGCCGATCCGGAGGAAGTCCGCACCCTGAAGGCTCTGGGGCGCGTCTGGCTGTCGGGCATCAGGTCCGATTCCGCTCCCTCTCTGGCAGCCTGGCCTCCGGTGCGGCCGCTCCTGCCGCGGCTCGGCCTTGAAGGCGCGTCTTTCGACGTACAGGAATTCTACGCCCTGCTCAGGTTTTGCGAGACGGTAGAATCCCTGCGCTCGTGGGCGGCTCGGCGGAAGGAGACCGCCTCCTCGCATCAGCGGGACGCGCTCGCGTCTCTTTCGTTCTCCGACGCTCTGCTGTCGGACGAGGCCGCCTCCCTTCCCGATTTATCCGTTCCGCTCGCCGAAATTCTCCGCATCATCGACAAGTCCGGGGAACTGCGGGATTTACCGGAGCTCCGCGCGATCCGCCAGGGCATACTGCGGATCAGGCAGGACATCGAGCGACTGGTGCACCGCTACCTTGCCGACGACAATCTCAAGCCCATGCTGCAGTCGTCCCTTCCGACCCTCCGCGACGGCCGCCAGGTGCTCGCCCTCCGCGCGAATTTCAAGGGACGCATCAAGGGCATCGTGCACGAGGTGTCCCAATCCGGACAGACTCTCTATCTCGAGCCCGAGGACGTGGTCGACCGCAACAACGATCTGGTCACCGAAGAATATCGGCTCTCCCGCGAGGTAGCCCGCATTCTTCGCGAACTCGCCTCCCGTCTTTCTCCCTTCGCCGGCGATTTTTCAGACGCCCTCGACCGCGCGATTTTTCTCGACTGCGTCGGAGCCGGGGCCCGATGGGGAAACGCGAATCTCTGCGCCTACGCCGAGGAGCCTCAGGACGGCACCGGTTCGGCGGACGACGTTCCCGTCATCCGCCTGAAGCAGGCCCGCCATCCGCTTCTCCGCCCCCGCGCCGTTCCGATCGATCTCGTTCTGTCGCCCGGCAGCCGCATGCTCATCGTGACGGGGCCTAACACCGGCGGAAAGACCGTAACGCTCAAGACTGCGGCCCTCTTCGCCCTTTTGAACCAGTCGGGCTGGCCGCTTCCCGCCGCCGAGCCTTCTGTTCTGCCTGTATTCGACTACATCGGATGCGACATCGGCGACGAACAGTCCCTGGACCAGTCTTTGTCGACTTTTTCCGGCCACATGAAGAACATCTCGGAAATCCTCCGCTCGGCGACTCCGCGCAGCCTCGTCCTTCTGGACGAACTGGGAAGCGGAACCGACCCGCAGGAAGGCGGGGCGATCGCCATGGCGGTGCTGGACGCGCTTTTAGTCGCGCGGTCCGTCGTTCTGGTCACCACCCACCACGGCGTCCTGAAAAACTACGGATACACCCATCCCGCCTGCGTCAACGCCTCCGTGGATTTCGACCAGAATACGTTAAGCCCTACGTACCGCATCCTCATGGGCGTGCCGGGAGAAAGCCACGCCCTCGACATCGCTTCCCGGAACGGTCTCGACTCCCGCATAATCGAACAGGCCCGTACCTATATCCTTGAAGAGCGCGCCGACGTTTCCGCTCTGATCCGCGGCTTGACCGCGAAGCACGAAGAGCTCGACCGGTTCGAGCAGAACCGTAAAAAAGAAGAACAGCAGCTCCGAGAAAAACGGCGCAAGAACGATTTGCGCGAGCTGCAGCTCCGCCAAAAAGAGGTCGAGCTTCGCGAACAGGGCTGCGGCCGGCTGGAAAAGCTTCTTGCGGAAAGCAGGAGCCAGCTGGAAAACCTTGTCCGCGAAATCAGGGAAGGGGAGCTTACGAGGGAGAAAACCGTGCAGGTTAAATCCTGGATGAAGGAGCTCGATTCCCTCGTTTCAGCCGAGCGCGATTCATTTGCGGAAGAAAAAAACGCCGTGAAGGACGCGCGCAGGGAAACCTCGGAGCGCCACGGCCTCGAAGCTCGCGAAGAAAGCGCTTCCGCCTCCGCCGGCGCTACGGTCGGCGGCCGCAAGGGCAAGCCGGGACGCCGCGAAACCCGCAGACTCCGCGAAGCGGATTCCGCTTTTCCCCAGGGATCCCGGCAGGGACCAGGCGGAGCCATTCCCGAATTCGCGCCCGGAGTGGAAGTCTACGTCGGCGAGCGGAAAACCCGCGCGACATTAGTTCGCGAAGCGAAAAAAGGTTCCTGGATCGTTTCCGCGGGAACCATACGCCTCACCGTTTCCGAGGACGAGCTGACCGCCGTTCCCGTCAGCTCCCCCGGCCGCGCTCCGGTCGTAGAGGTGCATACGGAGCTCGGCGGAGAGGAATCCCCGGCTTTCGAATTGCGGCTTTTAGGCATGAGGCATGACGAGGCCATGAAAGCGCTCGAGAAACAGCTCGATCTTGCCGCGATGAAGGGGTTGCAGGGATTTTCGGTGGTGCATGGAAAAGGCCACGGCGTTCTTCAGACTGCCGTTCACGAGGCTCTCGCCGCCAGTCCCGTGGTGCAGGAATTCCATTTTGCCCGTCCAGAGGAGGGCGGAACCGGAAAAACCTGGGTTACCTTGGGCTAA